The following proteins are co-located in the Cutaneotrichosporon cavernicola HIS019 DNA, chromosome: 3 genome:
- a CDS encoding uncharacterized protein (Mitochondrial carrier protein) gives MAEAPAAPKSSIKATHHLASGALSGLTSAVCLQPLDLLKTRLQQGYNVGRKRHRLGPVVRQVIRDDGVTGLWRGTVPTVARNVPGVALYFYMLSAIRHELTLVPFFARTTASNEGKRSALAQLSSSGNLVAGAVARTSVGFVLNPITVIKARFESNAYSQYRSLIGGFRHLLAADGVRGLFQGFTATAVRDAPYAGLYVVFYEKGKELASKALSMRPEMSVPNAALHSGSAVSASVLATILTSPADCVKTRMQVAPAENPTIMRAIRHIYTDLGLVGFFAGSSLRISRKAASSAIAWTVYEGLLLMFRARDKTITTTAVQ, from the exons ATGGCGGAGGCCCCGGCGGCCCCGAAGAGCAGCATCAAGGCCACACACCACCTCGCTTCTGGGGCACTTAGTGGGCTTACGTCTGCTGTTTGTCTCCAACCACTGGATCTGCTCAAGACCCGTTTGCAGCAGGGATACAATGTCGGCCGGAAACG ACACCGACTTGGTCCTGTTGTGAGGCAGGTCATTCGGGATGATGGTGTGACTGGTCTTTGGAGGGGAACGGTGCCGACGGTTGCGCG taACGTAcccggcgtcgcgctctACTTCTACATGCTCAGTGCGATCCGGCACgagctcaccctcgtcccCTTTTTTGCCCGCACAACCGCCAGTAACGAAGGCAagcgctcggcgctggcccagctctcgtcctctggcAACCTGGTTGCGGGCGCCGTGGCGCGGACAAGCGTCGGCTTTGTGTTAAACCCAATCACGGTCATCAAGGCGCGCTTCGAG tccAACGCATACTCGCAATACCGCTCGCTTATCGGCGGGTTCCGGCACCTCCTAGCCGCCGACGGGGTCCGCGGCCTCTTCCAGGGCTTCACGGCTACGGCGGTGCGCGATGCCCCCTATGCTGGCCTCTATGTGGTGTTCTAcgagaagggcaaggaaCTTGCGAGCAAAGCGCTGAGCATGCGTCCGGAGATGAGTGTACCGAATGCGGCACTGCACTCTGGATCAG ccgtctcggcctcggtgctCGCGACAATACTCACGTCGCCTGCGGACTGCGTCAAGACGCGCATGCAGGTTGCGCCGGCCGAGAACCCCACGATCATGCGCGCCATACGGCACATCTATACC GACCTCGGGTTGGTGGGCTTCTTCGCGGGTTCGTCACTGCGCATCTCGCGCaaggcggcgagctcggccatcgCTTGGACCGTCTACGAAGGCTTGCTGCTCATGttccgcgcgcgcgacaagACCATCACGACCACTGCTGTACAATAG